TTTCTCATGTCTTAGAGCCCGTTTGGCTATGCGTTAGAAGTTGCGTTTTTTCAAAAACGCAAGAAGCAAGTGTTTGGTTAACTAAAAAACGCTGCTTACTGTGCATGGTCCCACATCCAAATCGCGTGAGAAACGCAGGAAAATGAAAAGCAGGAAAATGCTGCTTTCGGGAAATCCAACCATGAtacactgttcactgaacagtgtaTCATGcactccactgttcactgaacagtggagcatgtaAACAGTGCAaaaattgcactgttcacgtgaaattcttttttttttttaagtgttaattttttaacatttagaaaaaaaacattagtataAAGTGAATTTatcgcactgtaatatcaattttatacctgataatattttatctacgctcaaaaaattataaaaactgtagttcttatcggatgaattttgtatgtaatgaaattataaatagtttaatggaataataaaaaatattttttataaagtattttttatttcatgatgtaataggagtaattaattctacaatatttaaatttaaaaccattaatattaatatatattttaaaattattttataacctcaattttaaaagtatttttaaccaaacacattaaactgctttttcttcaacttcaattttaaccacagttttaaccaaacacctattttttcaaaccaacctcaactaaaagtactttttataaaacaactttttttaaaccacaaccacaacagctaccacaataccaaacagactCTTAACCTAAAAGAGACTAGGTCTTTTCCTTGACTGAgtctaataaaaatttaagttttataagaggtttttaaagcatttaaatTTAGGTTTATCGAACAAAATCAACAAGCACAAGCTACCAATTTAGAAATTACTTGCATAAAAATGCTAAGTGGACTCCTTTGATGGAGGgttaaatgcaataaaaaaaatttgtagtaTAAATGCTTGATTCACCAAATTAGAAGTAGGAGGAGTTAAGCAATCAATTAATAAAGTTGAGAGacccaattaatttattggTCCAACCTTTTAGGATCatcagtttaattatttttattaaaataatattattttatgtttttttgttaaattcttagtattaatttggtttgatttgtaCCGGATAAATCAAATCActaaaaattcaagttaatcGGTTTTACTGAATTAATATGCTACTTGTTGtcaaaaactttattatttctCCAATTGATGCAGGGATTCCCCTTTGATTACCTGTTACAGTTCGCTTCAAATGCATGAATTTTCTAGGTTCTGGCTGTTGCCATATTTTCTCTAGGATTTGTCTATCAAAGCAGAGGAGTACAGTTTCTTACTGGTTCACACGAGctgatttatctttttaaaatcatcataaataGAAGCAGCAGTCATTATCCATCTCTCCAGATGGAAAAAAGCTAGGACTGGCCGTGAAGTGAAGAACATATAGTCATGATTCTCTCTGCCAGAAGCATTTCTGCTGTGCTTTTTGAATGTTCTTTAACAAGATGTTGGCTTATTGGAAAACAGTGACAGGCCTTTAAGTTCAAGGTATGATGCTTTACGAGACTCGTAGAATAGAAGTCCAAATCCTCTAAAAATGTGGCTAATTCCAAAACAGTAATTCACTGATGAGCATCGTTCCCTTTTCGACGAATGGCCAGAGCTCTTATAATACCAAAAAGAACTCCAAAAATACTTCTTTCCACCCCACCATTTGTGGACTTTTGCAAGTCCCAGCGGCAGAGACACAGTGATGGCAAAACCAAACCCTCTCAAGCATCCCCTTTTAAAATACTTCATCTCCATTCTCCTTGTCTCTCTCTCCTATATTCTTGGTATCTACACTAGCTCCAACAATTCTACTAGCCCCCCTCTTCAAGAGCAGAAACAGCCACTTAACTGTCACCAACTTAACTTCTCATTGCCTGTTCTTGACTTTGAATCACACcacacactctctctccctCAAGAACCTCTCAGAAACCTACAATTCTTCAACTTCTGCCCTCCAAACTTCACCAACTACTGTCCTTGCCATGATCCATCAAGAGAAACGGATTTTACTGCTGAAAGATTCTTTAGTAGAGAGAGACATTGCCCTGAACCTTATGAAAAACCAATGTGTTTGGTTCCAAGGCCAGCTGGGTACAAGACACCGTTTTCATGGCCAAAGAGTAGGGACTACGCTTGGTTCAAGAACCTGCCTTTTAAGGAGCTGAGTGAGGTCAAGAAAACACAGAATTGGGTTAGATTGGAAGGTGATTTGCTGGTTTTTCCAGGTGGTGGGACTTCATTTCGAAAAGGAGTTAAGGGTTATGTTGATGAGATTAAACGTTTTGTGCCTTTGAAATCTGGGAGTATAAGGACCGTTCTTGATGTTGGATGTGGGGTAAGTTATTGAAAGTTATGAATTGCTTCTTTTTTAGGTACTTGGTGGAATTGTCTGTGCTTGCATTTTAGGTATGTTTTAAATTGTGATCTTATATATTTGGGTTTGTGATGATTCACGGCACAACGAAGGAGAAGAGGTAAAGAGTGTTAATTTTTAATGGATTTAACCTGTTTTTACTGTTTCTTGTAGGTATTGTATCTTCAATTTTGAAAGCGGGGGCTTTAGAGAGGCTAAAATTGTAGAAGTTGATCACATATGAACTTATTGCGAATCACAACTGTTCTTATAAATTTGATACTTGGACTCTGCTTGCTAAAATTTTGGCCATTGGTTGATTCTTTCCAGGTTGCAAGCTTTGGAGCACATTTAATGGATTATAACATCCTCACAATGTCAATAGCGCCAAGTGATAAACATGAAGCTCAATTACAGTTTGCACTGGAAAGAGGAGTTCCAGCCATGCTTGGTATACTTAGCATCCATCGGTTGCCATTCCCTTCAAGATCATTTGATATGGCTCACTGTGCCAGATGCTTGGTTCCATGGACTAAATATGGTACTCACACTGAGTTCTATTCATTGCTGTGTGTTTATCATGATAATGTTAAGTGACAAACAAAGTATCTTCGTTTTCGTTCCATGGCTTTTGAAGGTGTTGATGCGTTGAGATTGATAAAAGAACATTTATACTGGAATTAATTTTTACACTGCTCCAAGAGTCAAATTAGAATCATATCAatttcagaaagaaaaaaaaaacttgattcatTTTGATCtatgtttttcttggtttttacGCCCCATACAACCATTTCATTCATGATCTTGTCCCCTTGCGGAAGTTCAATGGGATCCCGATGTCTTATTTCCTTTCCTCTCTTTTCACAATGCAAATGGCTAGATGGACTCTACCTCATGGAAATTGACCGTGTGTTGCGTCCTGGTGGTTACTGGATATTTTCTGGACCACCTATAAATTGGAAGGCTAATTACAAGGGGTCAGAGGTGGGAGCTCAGGAGTTGGAGCAAGAGCAAGCAAGGTTGGAAGATCTTGCTGTGCGAC
This Populus alba chromosome 7, ASM523922v2, whole genome shotgun sequence DNA region includes the following protein-coding sequences:
- the LOC118032113 gene encoding probable methyltransferase PMT19 isoform X1 is translated as MAKPNPLKHPLLKYFISILLVSLSYILGIYTSSNNSTSPPLQEQKQPLNCHQLNFSLPVLDFESHHTLSLPQEPLRNLQFFNFCPPNFTNYCPCHDPSRETDFTAERFFSRERHCPEPYEKPMCLVPRPAGYKTPFSWPKSRDYAWFKNLPFKELSEVKKTQNWVRLEGDLLVFPGGGTSFRKGVKGYVDEIKRFVPLKSGSIRTVLDVGCGVASFGAHLMDYNILTMSIAPSDKHEAQLQFALERGVPAMLGILSIHRLPFPSRSFDMAHCARCLVPWTKYDGLYLMEIDRVLRPGGYWIFSGPPINWKANYKGSEVGAQELEQEQARLEDLAVRLCWKKVAEKGAIAVWRKPNNHIHCIIKSRIWKSPRFCTNSDPDAGWYKKMEPCITPLLNVTDIHDISGGSLEKWSKRLNIAPPRTKSEGISGAAFEGDNQLWKRRVRHYGIILKSLSRGRYRNIMDMNAGIGGFAAALTQYPVWVMNVVPYDAKQNNLSIVYDRGLIGTYMNWCEAFSTHPRTYDLIHAHGVFSMYMDKCSILDILLEMHRILRPEGAVIIRDHVDIVVEVKGIAEKMKWNGRILHSENGAFHPEKILLIDTCC
- the LOC118032113 gene encoding probable methyltransferase PMT19 isoform X2 — translated: MAKPNPLKHPLLKYFISILLVSLSYILGIYTSSNNSTSPPLQEQKQPLNCHQLNFSLPVLDFESHHTLSLPQEPLRNLQFFNFCPPNFTNYCPCHDPSRETDFTAERFFSRERHCPEPYEKPMCLVPRPAGYKTPFSWPKSRDYAWFKNLPFKELSEVKKTQNWVRLEGDLLVFPGGGTSFRKGVKGYVDEIKRFVPLKSGSIRTVLDVGCGVASFGAHLMDYNILTMSIAPSDKHEAQLQFALERGVPAMLGILSIHRLPFPSRSFDMAHCARCLVPWTKYDGLYLMEIDRVLRPGGYWIFSGPPINWKANYKGSEVGAQELEQEQARLEDLAVRLCWKKVAEKGAIAVWRKPNNHIHCIIKSRIWKSPRFCTNSDPDAGWYKKMEPCITPLLNVTDIHDISGGSLEKWSKRLNIAPPRTKSEGISGAAFEGDNQLWKRRVRHYGIILKSLSRGRYRNIMDMNAGIGGFAAALTQYPVWVMNVVPYDAKQNNLSIVYDRGLIGTYMN